One genomic segment of Panicum virgatum strain AP13 chromosome 2N, P.virgatum_v5, whole genome shotgun sequence includes these proteins:
- the LOC120659652 gene encoding splicing factor 3B subunit 3-like isoform X5, translated as MEASTADAGGASTSSAAASSSSGPSTSASASASAAADSGATHYLAKRVLRGSAVLHVAEGCFRSPDSADVVLAKETSLELVAVGDDGVLQSICEQDMFGIVKDIGVLQWHSRHIGLIPQIEHKDLLVVLSDSGKLSFLYFCPEMHRFFAIANIELSKPGNLRHQLGRVLAIDRESSFVAVSAYEDKFALIHVSVCQSPHGSGRGVISDKKYFYPPENEEDARTVSGASRTSIRGTIWTMRFISTSQGEEYYPVLAMIINRKGSDVNDLSLFGHESSSDVISHISDYSEIGPLALDISEIPEMLGFALLFRVGDALLLDLRNPSNVCCIRRISLTTSLIGEQVTVEDSCPGLDVDDDVAACALLELRDSANNILKDDGYMDIDGVDSRGSVKSRIICSWSWEPPDPIRQGWARLLFCLDDGEFHILDFTSDVEGVKLYTFEYVDRSLPCKPLLWMKNTMIIGFVEMGDGMIFKLGHRRLFLKSTIQNVAPILDLAIADYHGEKQDQMFACCGMCPEGSLRVLRNGVNVEKLLRTEAIYQGVTGLWTLRMKTNDAYHSFLVLSFVEETRILSVGLSFNDISDAVGFQPDVCTLACGLVTDGLLVQIHSKGVKLCLPTVYAHPEGAPLTSPICTNWYPDITISVGAVGHNIVVVATSNPCCLYVLGLRSSSPYQYELYETQHVQLQYEVSCISIPQEELRPDNVTLSGGERDNFSNNPSADVNVRKFAVIGTHKPSVEIISVEPGEALRLLTIGTISVNNALGAPVSGCIPENVRFVAAERFYILAGLRNGMLLRFESEATEHYFPGSFYKDSSIPSVTAFLQLISIRRIGITPVFLVPIHDSANADIIVLSDRPWLLHAARHSLAYSSISFLPASHVTPVSSVDCPNGLLFVAESCLHLVEMVHGKRLNAQKFSIGGTPRKVLYHNESRTLLVLRTGLSGASCSSDIVQVDPQNGVLLSRYKCEPGETAKCMQITKIGSDQVLVVGTSRSAGRSMMSNGEAESSTKGRLIVLSLEAVESPRESSSFIPTSSFNPSSHSGSPFHDIIGYTTEEFSSNSLCSSPDEFCCNQIQAEQMAGHLRSLSHATLSGAVLAVYPYLDRYVLAAAGNAIYVFGFANENPHRMKKCTVGRTRFTITCLKTFASRIAVGDCRDGVLFYSYNESHRKLELIYSDPAQRLVGDIALLNCETAVVSDRRGSISVLSSTRLESRH; from the exons atggaggcctccaccgccgacgccggcggcgcctccacCTCGTCGGCtgcggcgtcctcctcctcgggcccctccacctccgcgtccgcgtccgcctccgccgctgccgactCTGGCGCCACCCACTACCTCGCCAAGCGGGTGCTCCGGGGCAGCGCTGTGCTCCACGTCGCCGAGGGGTGCTTCCGCTCGCCCGACTCCGCCGACGTCGTCCTCGCTAAG GAAACTTCACTAGAGCTGGTTGCTGTTGGCGATGATGGTGTTTTGCAGTCAATCTGTGAACAAGACATGTTTGGGATTGTAAAAGATATTGGTGTCTTGCAGTGGCACTCTAGACACATTGGTTTAATTCCACAG ATAGAACACAAGGATCTTCTGGTTGTGCTTTCTGATTCCGGAAAGCTTTCCTTTCTTTATTTTTGTCCTGAGATGCATAG GTTCTTTGCAATTGCCAATATTGAGTTATCCAAACCAGGAAATCTGAGGCATCAGCTGGGAAGAGTTTTAGCTATAGATCGAGA ATCTAGTTTTGTTGCTGTCAGTGCATATGAGGATAAGTTTGCCCTTATACATGTTTCAGTGTGCCAGAGTCCTCATGGTTCTGGCAGAGGTGTCATTTCTGACAAG AAATATTTTTATCCACCAGAAAATGAGGAGGATGCCAGAACTGTAAGTGGTGCATCTAGGACCAGCATCCGAGGTACAATTTGGACCATGCGCTTCATATCGACATCCCAAGGTGAAGAATACTATCCAGTTTTGGCGATGATAATCAACAG GAAGGGCTCTGATGTGAATGACTTGTCATTATTTGGACATGAATCCAGCAGTGATGTTATCAGCCACATCTCTGATTATTCAGAAATCGGACCATTAGCACTTGACATATCAGAAATTCCTGAAATGCTTGGCTTTGCACTTCTGTTTCGTGTTGGTGATGCTTTACTGTTGGATCTTAGAAACCCAAGTAACGTCTGTTGTATCCGAAGAATTAGCTTAACTACTAGCCTGATTGGAGAACAAGTCACTGTTGAAGATTCCTGTCCAGGATTAGACGTTGATGACGATGTGGCTGCTTGTGCTTTGTTAGAACTGAGAGATTCTGCAAATAATATACTGAAGGATGATGGTTATATGGACATTGATGGCGTTGACAGCAGAGGTAGCGTGAAATCAAGGATCATTTGCTCATGGAGCTGGGAGCCACCTGACCCAATCAGACAAGGATGGGCAAGGCTTCTATTTTGCTTAGATGATGGAGAATTTCATATTTTGGATTTTACTTCTGATGTTGAAGGAGTCAAGCTGTACACCTTTGAGTATGTTGATAGGAGTTTGCCCTGCAAACCTCTTTTGTGGATGAAAAATACAATGATAATAGGCTTTGTAGAGATGGGGGATGGTATGATCTTTAAACTTGGCCATCGTAGATTGTTTCTTAAAAGCACAATTCAGAATGTAGCACCGATATTGGATCTAGCAATTGCTGATTACCACGGTGAGAAACAGGATCAGATGTTTGCATGTTGTGGTATGTGCCCTGAGGGCTCTTTGCGAGTTTTACGAAACGGTGTCAATGTGGAGAAACTTCTGAGGACTGAGGCTATTTATCAGGGTGTTACTGGATTGTGGACTTTGAGAATGAAAACAAATGATGCTTACCACTCTTTTCTTGTGTTATCATTTGTGGAGGAAACCAGAATACTGTCAGTAGGACTAAGTTTTAACGACATCAGTGATGCTGTGGGATTCCAGCCTGATGTTTGCACTTTGGCGTGTGGTTTGGTGACTGATGGTTTGCTCGTGCAAATTCACAGCAAAGGTGTAAAGCTCTGTTTGCCTACAGTATATGCTCACCCTGAGGGTGCCCCTTTAACTTCTCCAATTTGCACCAACTGGTACCCTGATATCACTATCAGTGTTGGTGCTGTAGGACATAATATTGTTGTTGTCGCTACATCAAATCCCTGCTGCCTATATGTCCTTGGACTCAGATCATCTTCGCCTTACCAGTACGAATTGTATGAGACACAGCATGTTCAATTACAATATGAAGTATCATGCATATCCATCCCACAAGAGGAATTGAGACCTGATAATGTAACATTGAGTGGTGGAGAGCGTGATAATTTTAGTAACAATCCCTCAGCTGATGTTAATGTCCGCAAGTTTGCTGTTATTGGAACTCATAAACCTTCTGTGGAAATCATCTCCGTGGAACCTGGAGAAGCATTAAGGTTATTGACTATTGGGACTATATCAGTGAACAATGCACTTGGTGCTCCTGTTAGTGGTTGTATACCTGAAAATGTGAGGTTTGTTGCGGCTGAGAGGTTTTACATCCTTGCAGGCTTGAGAAATGGAATGCTACTAAGATTTGAATCAGAAGCAACCGAGCATTATTTTCCTGGTTCCTTCTACAAGGACTCTTCTATCCCTTCTGTTACTGCATTCCTTCAGTTGATTTCGATAAGGCGGATTGGAATTACTCCTGTATTCTTGGTACCAATACATGATTCAGCTAATGCTGATATCATTGTTCTCAGTGATAGGCCTTGGCTATTACATGCGGCCAGACATAGTCTGGCATATTCATCCATTTCATTTCTACCTGCTTCGCATGTGACACCAGTGTCATCTGTTGATTGCCCCAATGGTCTACTGTTTGTTGCTGAGAGCTGTTTGCATTTG GTTGAAATGGTTCATGGGAAGCGATTGAATGCACAAAAGTTTTCAATTGGGGGAACTCCAAGGAAAGTGCTATACCATAATGAAAGCAGAACACTATTGGTACTAAGAACTGGGCTAAGTGGTGCATCATGTTCTTCGGATATTGTCCAAGTAGATCCACAAAATGGGGTATTGCTTTCCAGATATAAATGTGAACCTGGTGAAACAGCAAAGTGCATGCAAATTACAAAAATAGGAAGTGACCAAGTTTTAGTTGTTGGAACCAGTAGATCTGCTGGACGGTCAATGATGTCAAATGGTGAAGCAGAAAG CAGTACCAAGGGACGCCTGATTGTTTTAAGCTTGGAGGCCGTTGAAAGTCCACGTGAGAGCAGTTCATTTATTCCAACCTCTAGTTTTAATCCCTCCTCACATTCTGGCTCTCCTTTCCATGATATTATTGGATATACAACTGAAGAATTTTCTAGTAACAGTCTGTGCAGCAGTCCTGATGAGTTTTGCTGCAACCAGATTCAAGCTGAACAAATGGCAGGACATTTGAGATCATTGTCTCATGCCACATTGAGTGGTGCAGTTCTTGCTGTGTACCCATATCTAGATCGTTATGTGTTGGCTGCTGCTGGTAATGCG ATTTATGTATTTGGTTTCGCAAATGAAAATCCCCATAGGATGAAAAAATGCACTGTTGGTAGAACACGGTTTACAATAACTTGTTTGAAGACATTTGCATCACGGATTGCAGTTGGTGATTGTCGTGATGGTGTTCTATTCTATTCTTATAATGAG AGTCATAGGAAATTGGAATTGATCTATTCTGATCCTGCTCAAAGATTGGTGGGTGATATTGCACTTTTAAATTGTGAGACAGCTGTGGTATCAGATCGGCGTGGGAGCATATCTGTATTATCTTCCACAAGATTGGAAAGTAGGCACTAG